One archaeon BMS3Bbin15 genomic window, GGCCAGCAGAGAGAGGTACACGGTGGTCGTAGCCCAGTGCATCCACTCCGTAATAAGAGCAAACGATGCCCTTTCCATGAATTTCCTGGGCAGGCGTGCAATAAGGCATGACACCGCGCCCAGGCTGTTCTTAGAGCTTATCGAGGAGAACAAGATTCCCCTGCGATATGCAAACCTCAGGAAGACCATTAATGATGCAGTGCAGCTTAAGAGCAAAGTGGATTACCAAGGGGCTGAGATGAGCAAGGCAGACGCTAAGAGATGGGTCAACAAAGCTGAAAAATTTCTAAGTGCAGCAAAGGACTCCCTTGGCTAGTGTCATGTCAATTTAATTATGTGACATAATACTTTGATAGTTTGCTGTCAGCCCGGGGACATGGAGAGCAAGGCTCTGACAGAGATATCTCAGGGAAAAATTCAGGTAGGTACCAGAAAAAGTGCAAAAAAAGAGTTCACCTTTTTATACTGCCTGTTAATTCTAAAATAGTCTGAGCAGTAAAATAGGAACGAGTCTCTGTATAACTTCAGGGAAAGGAGGAGTAGGAAAGACATTCCTATCCTTGAATCTTGCTGCCTCTTTAGCCATGTTCAACATCAAAACTATGGTGGTGGATGCCAATTTAGACTGCCCAGATGTTGGTATTTGTCTGGGAAATGGATTAAATTATTCTTCACTTCATAATGTACTTGCAGGAAGAGATAAACTCTCCAACGCGGTCTTTGACAGCGGATATAATTTTGACATTATTCCCGGGGATATTTCCTTCAGTGCCCTGAAAGATATAGACCTCGAAAATTTAGAAGACATATTAACCAAACTCACAGAGAAATACAATGTTGTATTGGTGGATACCCCGCCGGGTATCGGTGATGCTGTGATTCGTTCGTTGGATGCCTGTGAAAGTATGCTGGTGGTTATCTCGCCTGTTATGTCTTCTATCGTAGGCGGGTTGAAAATAAGGTCTATCGGGAAACGACTCAATACTCAGTGTATTGGTGTTGTTTTGAACATGACAGGAGACGGGGGGATTATCAGCAAGGAGAATATAGAAAAAACATTTGGATTACCTGTTATTGGTGAAGTGGAATACAATACGGAGGTAAACAGTTATTTAACCGAAGGAGATTTGTTTGTGGTAACTAATTCTGCTTCCAATACATCAAGAGCAATTAAAAAAATAGCTGTTGACCTGGTAGGGTATGAACCGGAAGAGACTGAAGAGGTTGAAAGCAGCGAAATTAAAGATAACTCACAAATCAAAAAAATCATCAAAGCTCTGAAAAATTTGTGATAAAACATCTTTTTTTCTGGTAGGTACCAGAAAGAAAACACTATACCCTTTATATACTTCCTTCATTTCTGTATCCTGTGATGTTTGAATGGAGGAATAGAGATGACTTCAATTAGAGGTATAATGGTTGTTTCAATACTGATAGACATTATCTTCAATAGTGTTGCAGCGGTACAGGAGACTGGATTTGGCGGGCTCATGCAGCAAATCCCACTGTTACAGAACAAATTCTACATACAGAGTATAGTTACACTGTTATTGTATCTGGATGTTGCAGTATTACTCATAAGTCTGGGAATGATAATCGTTGGGCGTGCAGTGGGTGGTGACAGGTCAGAAGGGGCAGAGATGTTTGTAAAAGGAAAGAAAATATTCACCGTTGCACTTATATCACTGCTGATACTTGCAGCATTACCTGTACTGATAAAATTCTTTCTGCGTGCAGGGAGCGGTTCAACAGCGCTGGCAAATCAAGTCCCGACCTGGTGAAATAAATGAAACTAATTCTGAGTGGAAAAGGACCCGGCAAAACCGTTATAGCTTCGTTATTGGCAGTCACACACGCAATAGGCGTGTATGACGCTGACCCTTACAGGGCATTGACGGATATATCTTCCCTGGAGCAGAGCCTTATGATGATAAAGACAGTACCATCACCCCCTGCATAATCGATACCACACTTGTGGATGAGAAAGGAAGACCCTATTATCATATCTTAAATGAAAACCCGGACGGATGGGTTATAGTCGTAACCTCTCCGCACACACATGAGGTTACATCCACAAAAAGAATGATAGAAGACATGAAAGAGCTTGTAAATGCCCATATCCAGGGTGTTATTATTTCCGTGGCATCCGGTGAAGAAGAGGCAAAGAAAGTTGCTTACAAATTGGGAGTGTCTCTTATAGGCTTGACTCCTCTTGTATTACGCCGAGGAAGGGATTTGAACCCCTGAGTTCCTTGCGGAACACGAGCTTTCTGTGTCAAACTCTCCAGGCTCGCGCCTTACCGGGCTTGGCTACCTCGGCTCATGCTCCTTGATAAGTAATTAACATCTTAAATCTAACATAGGAATAAAGAAAAGCTCTACTTCTTTCTTTAATTAAGTTAACTTTCTCATGCCTGAATATGTATCATTTCAAAAGTGCAGTGGCAGGAACCTTTGACGTACTTCATAAAGGACACAGGGTTTTAATAGAGGAAGCCTTTAAACGAGGCGAGTTCGTTCTTGTAGGTATTACAAAAGACGGTTTTAAAGAGGCAAAACCCATGAAGGTCAGAAAGAGAAATCTGGACAAGCTACTCAGAGCGAGATATCCTGAAAGGTATGAAATTGTTGAAATTGAGGATGAACTCGGCCCCGCGGTTGTAAACCCTGACCTTGATGCTCTTATTGTAAGTGAGGAAACCTATTCAAAAGCTGCTGTAATAAATAAGCTCAGAAAGGAAAAAGGGCTGAAAAAACTTGTAATATATAAAATTTCCATGGTTCTGGCAGCTGACGGAAAACCCATATCATCCCTGAGAATTAATAAAGGGGAAATAGATAAAGAGGGAAATCTGTTAAAATAAACTTTTAATTAATTTGAATGCCAGAGAGAACATCCTCCTTACCTTCAGACTTCTGCTCCAGTCAAGCTCCTCCCTGTTTATAGTAACTCTTTCACTGAGCTCTTCAAGAGAAACCATAAGAGCTTCCTCATCTATCCTCTCACCCTTTCTCTTTGCTTCTTCGATTCTGCCCATAACTCTCCTGGAGACCTCAATTCTGTGATTAATTGTGTTATAGGTCTCAATATCAATCAGTCCGGCATCCTTCTTTATATCCGCAAAATCAAGAGCAGAAGTATAGGACAGCTTCACTATTTCATCCCTGCTAAGATAATTTGTGGAGTAGCTGAGGAACTCCTTCCATGTGTTTCCTCTCTCAAGAAGATTATAATGGTCAAAAAGTGTAAAAGCACGTTTTTTGTAACCATATTTTTCAGGTGACTCAAAGGCAAGACTTCCGGGGTCAAGAAAGGGGGCATAGGGAGAAACAAAAGGTAGAAGTTTATTGCCAGAGTTCCCCTTCACAAGCGATTCGGCAAGTGTTGCATTTACTTCAACACTTTTTCTATCCTGGAATCCAAGACCAACCATGAAATAAAGGTCAAACTGTCTGCAGTTGTTTGAAAAAGCCTGTGAGACCATCTTTTTTAAAGAATTATTATTGTAAACCCTGCCTATCTTCATCCTCACTTCTTCATCTCCCGCTTCGGGAGACATTTCTATTGTAAAGTTATCCACGCTTCTTCCCATTTCCTCGAGAAAACGTCTTGAAGGCGGGTAGAAAAACTCAAAAATCAGAGGTATATCAACTCCCTCTTTTCTTATCCCTTTGAGAATTTCCAGGCCATATTCTTCACTATGCAGGGCAAGGTCACCCAGGATAAAGGCAGGAGTCTTGAATTCTTCTATTTTTTTTATGTCTTTCACAACCTTCTCCACACTTCTGAAGGCAACACTAGGCCTGTTGCATGTGTTTTTATAGGTATAGCTTGAACCCCCACAGGCTATACAGTTACTCTCACATCCCTTCCTAGTTAAAACTGCCATTATAGGTCTTTCAATAAACTCCTTGAAGGGCACTGTATCCAGCCTGTGTTTTGAATGCGTAAAAGCCCTTAATGAATATTCATAATCAAGAGAATAATCATCCAGTGTAGACGGAACATAGCTCATTGGATTCTCTTTAATTCTTCCCTCTTTTCGATAACTTAAATTGGCTACTTTCTCAAAGTTACCTTTATCAAGAGCCTCCATAAGCTGGATAAAGGGCTCCTCCGTAGAGTCACCTCGAAGCACAAAGTCTACCTCTGGAACATCACGAAGAATCTCTCTGTAAAAGTAGCTCGAGGAAAGTCCGCCAAAAACTATAGGTGTGTTTGGGTGAACCTTCTTAACAATCCTTGCAAGATTTATTGCTCCATGAACATGAGGCATCCAGTGAAGGTCAATACCAAAAAGTCTGGCATCTATTTTGGAAATGTATTTTTCAGGGTCAAACTTCTTATCTGAAAGCATTCTCAGTGCAATGTTCACTATAGCTATTTTGTAGCCTTTTTTTTCCAGAATTGAAGCTATACTTACAAAGCCCATTGGGTACATTTCAAATACAGGCGTGCTGGGCACAAGGTCGTTAATCGGACCCCAGAGAATAGGTTTCTCCCTGAAGTTGAATATACTCGGCGCATGAAGAAGAGCTAAATCTATCCTCATAGCCCTTTTGTAAAGAATCACATCTTAAAAACTTATGTCCACTCTGGAAAACACATCTTTGATTGCAATAGGTATCTCCACCGAAAGTTCACTGGCAAGAAAGAAATAACCTTTCCTTTCAAAAAGCCTGTCTCCGCTGTAGCCATTGATAAAGGCGGAAGCACAGGCAGCATAAAAAGGCTCTGCTCCCTGGGCAAGCAAACCTGCAGCTATACCCGCAAGCACATCACCTGTACCGCCTCTTGTCATCCCAGCATTACCGGTGTTATTAAACTTTATCCTTCCTACGGGCGAGGCAACTATGTCTGTGCTTCCCTTCAGAAGAATAGTTGCATTGAATTCTTCAGCAACTTTTTTTACTGTAGCTTCTCTATTTTCAGATTCAACTCCTGAAAGCCTTCTCAACTCTCCAGCATGAGGAGTTAGTATAGCATGCTTACCTCTCAGAACTTCTTTATCTAAAGCCAAAGCCTTTAATGCATCGGCATCCACAACAACTGGTTTATTCCAGTGCTTCAGGAAGCTTAACACTGCCTCTATGGTTTTACTGTCATCACCAAGCCCGGGACCTATTACTGCAGCATCGGCTTTATCGAAAATTTTCTTCCCTTCACCAAGAGATTTCTTAGTCAGCCTATCACCGGAGTATCCTGTCACTATAAAATCAGGTGAAACAGACCTTACAGGGTTGAGAAGAACCCCGGGCACAAAAAGATATACCAGGTCAATGCCGGTGCCGAGAGCGCCCCTGGCTGAGAGTACAGGAGCACCGTGGTACTCTTTACTCCCCCCGATTACAACAACCCTGCCAAAGTCACCTTTATGTGCCTCCTTAAATCTCTTTCTCAGGCAGATTACCAGGTCCCCGGGTCCTGCAAAGGTGAGTGCATTTTCAGGCATGCCTATGTCCTTTACAACAGTATTATGTCTCTCCAGACCCTGCTTCATGGCAATAAAGGTTACCACAAGGTCTGGCTCGGCAAAATAGCCTTCTCCCTTTGAAT contains:
- a CDS encoding B12 binding domain protein; this translates as MRIDLALLHAPSIFNFREKPILWGPINDLVPSTPVFEMYPMGFVSIASILEKKGYKIAIVNIALRMLSDKKFDPEKYISKIDARLFGIDLHWMPHVHGAINLARIVKKVHPNTPIVFGGLSSSYFYREILRDVPEVDFVLRGDSTEEPFIQLMEALDKGNFEKVANLSYRKEGRIKENPMSYVPSTLDDYSLDYEYSLRAFTHSKHRLDTVPFKEFIERPIMAVLTRKGCESNCIACGGSSYTYKNTCNRPSVAFRSVEKVVKDIKKIEEFKTPAFILGDLALHSEEYGLEILKGIRKEGVDIPLIFEFFYPPSRRFLEEMGRSVDNFTIEMSPEAGDEEVRMKIGRVYNNNSLKKMVSQAFSNNCRQFDLYFMVGLGFQDRKSVEVNATLAESLVKGNSGNKLLPFVSPYAPFLDPGSLAFESPEKYGYKKRAFTLFDHYNLLERGNTWKEFLSYSTNYLSRDEIVKLSYTSALDFADIKKDAGLIDIETYNTINHRIEVSRRVMGRIEEAKRKGERIDEEALMVSLEELSERVTINREELDWSRSLKVRRMFSLAFKLIKSLF
- a CDS encoding cobQ/CobB/MinD/ParA nucleotide binding domain protein gives rise to the protein MFNIKTMVVDANLDCPDVGICLGNGLNYSSLHNVLAGRDKLSNAVFDSGYNFDIIPGDISFSALKDIDLENLEDILTKLTEKYNVVLVDTPPGIGDAVIRSLDACESMLVVISPVMSSIVGGLKIRSIGKRLNTQCIGVVLNMTGDGGIISKENIEKTFGLPVIGEVEYNTEVNSYLTEGDLFVVTNSASNTSRAIKKIAVDLVGYEPEETEEVESSEIKDNSQIKKIIKALKNL
- the nnr gene encoding bifunctional NAD(P)H-hydrate repair enzyme Nnr: MEYISYNDVRVFDINSMWLGTSVKELMENAGRAVAEETLRRIKKGKNILVVCGTGNNGGDGLVAARYLAKAGFGVRVFVFGKKMKSRAAEKNLEKLRFLSSIKTQFSQDSEKLEIDEDVVIDALLGTGIRGEIKEPYKSAVNKIAVSKAFKVAVDLPSGMDSKGEGYFAEPDLVVTFIAMKQGLERHNTVVKDIGMPENALTFAGPGDLVICLRKRFKEAHKGDFGRVVVIGGSKEYHGAPVLSARGALGTGIDLVYLFVPGVLLNPVRSVSPDFIVTGYSGDRLTKKSLGEGKKIFDKADAAVIGPGLGDDSKTIEAVLSFLKHWNKPVVVDADALKALALDKEVLRGKHAILTPHAGELRRLSGVESENREATVKKVAEEFNATILLKGSTDIVASPVGRIKFNNTGNAGMTRGGTGDVLAGIAAGLLAQGAEPFYAACASAFINGYSGDRLFERKGYFFLASELSVEIPIAIKDVFSRVDISF
- a CDS encoding phosphopantetheine adenylyltransferase, translated to MYHFKSAVAGTFDVLHKGHRVLIEEAFKRGEFVLVGITKDGFKEAKPMKVRKRNLDKLLRARYPERYEIVEIEDELGPAVVNPDLDALIVSEETYSKAAVINKLRKEKGLKKLVIYKISMVLAADGKPISSLRINKGEIDKEGNLLK